TGCGCTGGGGGAGACGGGCTGGGGCAGCATAGTATCTGGAAATAGCAGGGAGCGATCGCCCATCCGACTCAGCAAATTTTGGGGACAGTCTCCCTGCTTTGTTGCAATTTTTCACAGCTTCAAAGGACTTGTCAGGCCTTAGATTTTATTAATTTCACCACCGCGATCAACCCCCTACACTGAGTTCAGACAGGTCATTTGGAGCTGGTAACCATGTCAGACTTCCAGGATTTTTTGAAGCATGATTTCGCCTATGTCGCTATTGGTGAATTCAAGCCCGGGCGCTTTGATGAGGCCAAAAATCTATACTACGAGGCGGTTTCCACCTACGGAAAAGGCTTTAGAGGGGCTTATTTGCTCCAGGAGCCGGGAACCGATCGCGGGATTTCGGTGATTTTTTGGGAAAACATCGAGGATATGGAGGCGCACAAGAGCGCGCTGTATGAGGCGATCTTGAAGAAGATGGCGCCTTTGTTTGCGGAGCCGCCCAAGCCCGTTTTTTATGAGGTGGTTTGCAGCCTCCATCCCCACGCCGAAAACCACGCCGATATGGCGATCGCCCACTGAAAACGCGATCGCCCCTTGAGCCGGTATTCTGCATCAAATTCAGCTTGAGTGGGTAGACAGCGAAGTCGTCTATTTCTTCTGATTGTGCCCATTTCAGGGGGAATGCGTCAGCATGGGATCAAGAGGCGAACTCTGGGCAAGGAGATGGCTCCAGTCTAGAGCAGGACGCCGAGGGAGCTGCGCTTCTAGGATGCTGGCCAGCTAGCACAAAGGTGTCGATGGCCCACGATAAACCGTTGCTCCCGCTCAGCGAGATAAGGAGTTAACCCATGGCAAATCCTGTGAAAGAGCGCATTACGGCTGATCTGCAAAGGGCGAAGGATGAAGGTAAGCTCCGGGGCGATCGCCTGCGAGAGATCGTGCAGGCCGCCGTGGCTCAGGCAGGGTCTGAGCTGAAGGAGGGCTCGACGGAGTTTCGGGCCGTGGTGAAAGACATCTTTGCGGCGGTGGTCGATGCGCTGCGCGATCGCGGCGGCGAAGTCAAAGAAGACGTGACGGCCTCCCTGGAGGGGGCGATCGCCGGTCTCAGCCAGCAAAAGCGCCAGGCGATCGCCCAGTCCGAAGCCGAAATCCAGCAGCTCCAGGCCCAAGTCGAAGCCCAAGAAGCGGCCCTGCAAACCGAGGTCGATAGCCTGCTGATCGACATTGAAGCCAGCGAGAGCACCGAGGGCGACGGCACCAAAGCAGACCAGGTGCGGGAAGCTCTCAACAGCGCCATCGATGGCTTCAAGAGCAGCGAAGAGGCAGCCCTGATGCGCAAGCGCTATGCGCAGCTTCAGGCCCAGCTTGCCGTGCTGCGAGCCAACCTGGCCGCCCGCTACGGCGAGCACGAAGAGATCCAAAAGTACCTGGATGATGCGAAATCCTGGTACGAAAGCGCCAAGCCTAAAGCAGAGGCCGTCGCCGAGCAGGTGAAGCAGCGGCACAGCACCTTTGAGCAGAAGCTCGGGGAAGCCGGAGGGGCGATCGCTCGCAAAGAAAAGCAGGTCAAGCAGGTCCTGCAAGAGCTCTGGCACGCTGTCACCGACAGCTTTAAAGATGGCAGCAGCTCGAAGGACGATAGCCCTCACAAGCCTGAATAGCCAAGATATCAAGTCCCGTCTTTGGGCTGCGAGATCGGGTATTTCCCAGAAGGATTTTATTAGCTTGAAGTAGCTTTCCTAGAGTCCTAAAAAGGCGATCTCAAACCAAACTTTGAAAGCGATTTAGACGGGATCTAGCTGCTATTTCAATGCCCTTGAAACGCAAAAAGGCGAGGAATTCCTCGCCTTTTTTGTATAACCAGTATAGGCAGTCGCCCTTAGCGGGCGATCGCCCCTAGACTGCGATCGGGTTGCTCGCCGAAGGCTTGCGATCGATCACCTGGTCAATCAGACCATAGGTTCTCGCTTCTTCCGCCGACATAAAGAAGTCGCGATCGGTATCTGTTTCAATGCGATCGAGGGGCTGGCCCGTCCGCTCCGCCAGAATTTCATTCAGGCGGCGCTTGATGTACAAAATCTCCCGCGCCTGAATCTCGATATCCGTCGCCTGACCCTGGGCGCCGCCCAGCGGCTGGTGAATCATGATCCGGGAGTTGGGTAGGCTCATGCGCTTGCCTTTGGCCCCTGCCGCCAGCAGAAACGCGCCCATGCTGGCCGCCAGACCCAGACAGATCGTGCAAACATCGGGCTTGACGTGATTCATCGTGTCAAAGATGCCCATCCCTGCACTCACCGAACCGCCGGGCGAGTTGATATAGAGATAGATATCCTTTTCTGGATCCTCGGCTTCCAGAAACAACAGCTGCGCCACAATCAGGTTGGCGAGGTCAGAATCAACCGGTTGTCCCAAAAAGATGATGCGCTCTTGGAGCAGTTTGGAATAGATGTCAAAGGCGCGTTCGCCCCGACCAGACTGTTCAATGACAATAGGGATCATTCAGCCCACCTGCGTTACTGCAACTTCTCTACATTTTAGGCGTTGTCCAGCGCGTCGGGCGGCTTTGAAGGTATTCGGCGATACGCAGTCTCGTCAGCGCATTGAGATTGACGGGGCTTGACGGTGTCGGGGGGGCGCTTAGCCCAGAGAGCTGCTTTTGGAGGAGCTGGAGATCGACGAATCCAGGGGGATTCCGGCTGCGACGGGCAGCAGCATACGCGTCAGGACTCGGCCATCTTCGAGTTGGCTGAAGGTGAGCTCTATATCGAGCTGCTTCATGATGGCCTGACAAATTTTGAGGTGCAGGCCGGGGGGCTGATCGAGGGTTGAGGGAGCCAGCAAATCCGCCGATCGCGCCGCCTGCAGCTCTTCTAGCAGGCGCGGCTCGACCACGCCACTGTCAGTAATCGAGAGATCCAGCAAGGTCGAGTCGATGGGCCGGCACCAGATGTCGATGCGGCCTCCTGAAGGCGATCGCAGACAAGCCGCCAGCAGCACTTCGTTCAGCACCGCCTCGATTTTCAGGACGTCGCCGCTGATGCTCAGGTTGAAGTCATTGTGCACCTGAGTCCACAGCTGACGCTGCTTGACCACGCCTTCCACTTGCTCAAGCGATCGCCGCAGCAGGCTCACCAGCGCCACATTCCCCTTATAGATGCGCATTCGCCACTCTTCGTTCTTGAGCACCTGGGTCAGGCTCGCCAAAGAATTCCCGAACTGCCGCAGAATCTGTTGATGGCGGGTTCCGGTCAGGGCATCCTGACGCGTTCCCAGCTCATTGAGCCGGCGAATTCCAGTCCCCAGCACCCGGTGGATATCCTCCAGGCGGCGGTGCTTGTACCAGTTCATGCGCTCGAGGTCTTCCCGCTGCGTCTTCAGCAGATCGGTCAAAATCAGCGCTCGCCGCGACCACGCAAACTGCCCAATCAGCGTGCCCAGGGCTATCAGGTGTCGCTCCGCCCAGCGGCGACCTGGCCCATCCGCCACCAGCACAATGCCCATGGGCTGATGCTCCGGCGTGGTGCGCAGGGCCATCACCAGCAGCTCCCCCAGACCCGGCGCATTCAGCCACTGGCGAGTCTCGGCAGACAGCGACTCCGCCGACAGCGACAGCAGCTCATCGGACTGCAGCACCCACTGGATCAGCGGATCGGTGTGCACCGGCACCACCGTATCCGGCTTCAGCAGAAACTGGTTGTTGCCGACCACCGGGGCTGCGATCCGGCCCGCGCGGCGGCCGGGCTGCCAGGTGACCAGGGTGGCCAAGGGGGCCTGGAGAATTTGGGCGACGTGCTGCATAGCGGACCATTCGAGCTGGTCCACGTTGGTGGTTTGCTGGAGCGCCGTCAGGCCCCAGTGAATGGTTTGGTGGATCTTGTTTTGCTGGTCGGTCTGGCGCTGGAGCTGCCACTGATGCAAGATCACGCCGACTTGCTGGCTGACGATCTGAAGCAGATCGCGCTCGTTTTGCTGCCAGGTGCGGGTGGCTTCGTGGGTCAAGATCACCACGCCCTCGGGCAGGCCGCCGGGGGCGGTGCTGCAGACCAAGAGCGATCGCACGCCGAGCTCTAGAAACTGCTCCCGCCAAGCCATGAAGCGCAAGTCATCTTCTAGATTTTCGATGGCGATCGGCTCTGTGCTCTGCTCGAGGGTCTGGAAGTCGAGGCTGCTCAGGGGCGGCAGCGGCGTCGGCAGCAGACGGCGATTGGAGAGCTGGCTCTGGTAGCCCACAATGAAGTGGCGCTGATCGGGG
This genomic stretch from Geitlerinema sp. PCC 7407 harbors:
- the clpP gene encoding ATP-dependent Clp endopeptidase proteolytic subunit ClpP, which codes for MIPIVIEQSGRGERAFDIYSKLLQERIIFLGQPVDSDLANLIVAQLLFLEAEDPEKDIYLYINSPGGSVSAGMGIFDTMNHVKPDVCTICLGLAASMGAFLLAAGAKGKRMSLPNSRIMIHQPLGGAQGQATDIEIQAREILYIKRRLNEILAERTGQPLDRIETDTDRDFFMSAEEARTYGLIDQVIDRKPSASNPIAV
- a CDS encoding GAF domain-containing protein, producing MGQPKEPNAYEKQLVALGRVLQTLREEENTTVLVETTLSYLQTACDYSLLWLGLYDRLDHCMIGKGGLIPNNDVAFLNKRFMLQPGDLLEQVVIEQRPVGVPDLREEMRAGEWRRLARNLNIQGTIIFPIRYRDICYGVVLLGSSLWGVSPSAEEKARLSIVLGELATVFHKIEVDWQREQTKHPDEPLLRLLASLRSLPDFPQRLEAIVEETHRFIAPSRTNIYWFERKRRYFWRRVGNLRKAAAFSEAAQAVSGITVQEVGGFYQALVSDQLVSIGEAHSSLKAEVTGRLMQLIRARSLLAAPILFQDELIGFLAVEGNEPRIWADEEKRYMRGAAQLVALMAPLEDMEAAIQQTRSDQILTAQIARAIYSDEDWKSTLAFTARHLNDRFHTERFWVLVYDPDQRHFIVGYQSQLSNRRLLPTPLPPLSSLDFQTLEQSTEPIAIENLEDDLRFMAWREQFLELGVRSLLVCSTAPGGLPEGVVILTHEATRTWQQNERDLLQIVSQQVGVILHQWQLQRQTDQQNKIHQTIHWGLTALQQTTNVDQLEWSAMQHVAQILQAPLATLVTWQPGRRAGRIAAPVVGNNQFLLKPDTVVPVHTDPLIQWVLQSDELLSLSAESLSAETRQWLNAPGLGELLVMALRTTPEHQPMGIVLVADGPGRRWAERHLIALGTLIGQFAWSRRALILTDLLKTQREDLERMNWYKHRRLEDIHRVLGTGIRRLNELGTRQDALTGTRHQQILRQFGNSLASLTQVLKNEEWRMRIYKGNVALVSLLRRSLEQVEGVVKQRQLWTQVHNDFNLSISGDVLKIEAVLNEVLLAACLRSPSGGRIDIWCRPIDSTLLDLSITDSGVVEPRLLEELQAARSADLLAPSTLDQPPGLHLKICQAIMKQLDIELTFSQLEDGRVLTRMLLPVAAGIPLDSSISSSSKSSSLG
- a CDS encoding antibiotic biosynthesis monooxygenase; this encodes MSDFQDFLKHDFAYVAIGEFKPGRFDEAKNLYYEAVSTYGKGFRGAYLLQEPGTDRGISVIFWENIEDMEAHKSALYEAILKKMAPLFAEPPKPVFYEVVCSLHPHAENHADMAIAH